The genomic window TATATGGCGCCAACAAGATAGATGATGCCGTGAACAGTTTTATCTCTGGCGAAGTATTTATACAGGAAACTGTTCTCCTTGGCCAGATATTTTCCGTAAAAGAAGCCTGCGCTGTTAAGAACCATGACAACACAGAGGAAATACAGCCAACTTACGCCCAATGAATCAATCAATACATTGAGAATAGTGCTGAACAGTATGCTGCCTTCATGGCCCGGAATGTTAAGCGGAACAAAGAACACGAAAATACCTGCCGCAGTACAGAGCATGGTCTTGATCAGACCGGAGGAAAAACTGCCACCGTATTTGGTTTCTTCCGCTGAATTAACTGCCGTACCAGTGTTATTCATCGTTTCACCCCTTGTTTTTTTTCTTTGCTGCAAGCATGGAGATGAACTCAAAAACCACATTTGCAGCCAAATAGGCGGTGATCTCTGCGCAATCGTAGGCTGGAAGCACTTCTACAACGTCAAAGCCAACAAAATTTATGTCCTTAGTTTCCCTGACCAAAGTCAGGGTTTCGTAGCTGGTGAAACCGCCAACCTCGGGTGTGCCGGTGCCAGGGGCATATGCAGGATCGACAAAATCAATATCGAAGGTGAAAAACGCCAATTTGTTGCCAACCCGTTCCCGAATTTGGCGCCCGGTTTCTTTGAAACCCAATTCCCGCACTTCATCAGCGGTAATAACTTTAAAGCCCAGTTCAGCAGCAATTTTGAAATCATCAGGATCATATAACGACCCCCGCATGCCAACCTGAATTGAGCTCTCCGGGTTAATCAACCCTTCTTCCACTGCCCGGCGGAAGGGGGTGCCATGGTTATGCTTTTCACCAAAGACTGACTTATTCAAATCAAGATGTGAATCAAAATGCACCAAAGAAAGCGGGCCATGTTTCTTGGCCAGTGCACGCAGTTCTGCGAGGGTAATTGAATGATCGCCTCCCAAACAGATAGGAGTCACACCGGCCTGAACGATCGGGTCCATATCCCGTTCAATTACCGCAAAAGTTGGTTCAATATAGCCAGGGACAATAGACATGTCTCCCCAGTCTGCCCCCTGCAGGTTGTCTAAAATATTTACTTCCAATTGAACATTGTTTGGCTTAATCATGGCAGAAATATTTCTAATC from Bacillota bacterium includes these protein-coding regions:
- the speB gene encoding agmatinase, producing MKKQPSSALDSPRFCNPGTFMRMPGFTGLDGLDFVIIGVPFDTGSSYRSGSRFGPTAIRNISAMIKPNNVQLEVNILDNLQGADWGDMSIVPGYIEPTFAVIERDMDPIVQAGVTPICLGGDHSITLAELRALAKKHGPLSLVHFDSHLDLNKSVFGEKHNHGTPFRRAVEEGLINPESSIQVGMRGSLYDPDDFKIAAELGFKVITADEVRELGFKETGRQIRERVGNKLAFFTFDIDFVDPAYAPGTGTPEVGGFTSYETLTLVRETKDINFVGFDVVEVLPAYDCAEITAYLAANVVFEFISMLAAKKKNKG